A region from the Lolium perenne isolate Kyuss_39 chromosome 4, Kyuss_2.0, whole genome shotgun sequence genome encodes:
- the LOC127294462 gene encoding uncharacterized protein: protein MQSLARSIIRTIGRLGSAPPRRWLPALARRDEHPARLFREEKSKLGLPHLCFSCATIRGMDKAETKKAADKNNTMVETTMVNKDILPMPIISGSSHRDGSIYKRRHDLERDYCVDIADRTETSLEPDWGYYATSDMMQFFSLKLAKSPINNGSIQLYGYIAARDEIDLMLNYVFNCSREDPIVVQQGSLIEMTGPKRGIALNCDVLLEFDMRIKNGEKEEDDAQLIDGMVEFRGLFMLWKPTEVRLESNCGAVDMSVALINDAITATVEVIISEVQSGFDLSLSSIISVAGEHTEFQLFHGTVGEWCGFRRFAIAVTLDTMMHLKFMVGHKYSKPNIERNCSFKAKLDGYASHRIRLELAFITVKVTWVAWPPV, encoded by the exons ATGCAAAGCCTCGCACGGTCGATTATTCGAACCATCGGCAGACTCGGCTCTGCTCCGCCACGCCGGTGGCTTCCAGCGCTTGCGCGAAGAGATGAACATCCTGCTCGTCTTTTCCG TGAGGAGAAGAGTAAGCTTGGTTtgccgcacctctgcttttcttgtGCCACTATACGAGGCATGGATAAAGCAGAGACAAAGAAGGCAGCAGACAAGAACAATACCATGGTAGAGACGACGATGGTAAACAAAGATATACTTCCAATGCCAATCATTTCTGGTAGCAGCCACCGTGATGGCTCTATATACAAGAGAAGGCACGATTTGGAAAGGGATTACTGTGTTGATATTGCTGACCGCACAGAGA CTTCGCTGGAGCCAGATTGGGGATACTATGCGACATCTGACATGATGCAGTTTTTCTCGTTAAAGTTGGCTAAATCTCCTATCAACAATGGCTCAATACAATTATATGGTTACATAGCGGCACGAGACGAGATTGATTTAATGCTTAATTATGTTTTCAATTGTAGCAGAGAAGATCCCATCGTCGTGCAACAG GGTTCTCTCATCGAAATGACTGGTCCTAAGAGAGGAATTGCGTTAAACTGTGATGTTCTACTTGAGTTTGACATGCGGATCAAGAATGGAGAAAAGGAAGAAGATGATGCACAGCTGATTGATGGAATGGTGGAATTTCGGGGACTATTTATGCTATGGAAACCAACGGAAGTTCGCCTTGAGAGCAATTGTGGTGCAGTTGATATGTctgttgcacttattaatgatgcAATCACTGCCACAGTGGAAGTTATCATATCAGAAGTGCAGAGTGGTTTTGATTTGTCCCTCAGTTCCATCATTTCTGTTGCGGGTGAACATACAGAATTTCAGCTTTTTCATGGTACTGTTGGTGAGTGGTGTGGATTCAGAAGATTTGCAATCGCCGTCACATTGGATACTATGATGCATTTGAAGTTCATGGTTGGTCACAAATACTCAAAACCTAATATTGAACGCAATTGCTCCTTCAAAGCTAAGCTAGATGGATACGCCAGCCATCGAATAAGGCTTGAGCTCGCTTTCATCACTGTTAAGGTGACATGGGTGGCGTGGCCTCCTGTATAA